The following coding sequences lie in one Synergistaceae bacterium genomic window:
- a CDS encoding flavodoxin, which produces MRKLFILALSGLMIFSLTACGISNAADPASSQKQAETAADKDNTANDKEVKTMDTKGKKILVAYFSHSGNTKRAAEQIHRLVGGDIVEIKTVTPYPAGYNECIEVAKTEKETNARPELSTKVENMNSYDVVFVGYPIWWYTAPMPIYTFLGSYDLSGKTVIPFCTSGGSKITESMGAIKNLCPNSNILEGLTANDANKIEPWLTRIGMR; this is translated from the coding sequence ATGAGGAAGCTATTTATCCTGGCGCTGTCCGGCCTCATGATTTTTTCACTGACTGCTTGCGGCATCAGCAATGCCGCTGATCCTGCCTCTTCGCAAAAACAGGCGGAAACTGCTGCAGACAAGGATAACACGGCAAATGACAAGGAGGTTAAAACAATGGACACAAAGGGCAAAAAAATACTCGTAGCATACTTTTCCCATAGCGGAAACACAAAAAGAGCCGCTGAACAAATCCACAGGCTTGTCGGTGGCGACATCGTTGAGATTAAGACGGTAACGCCTTATCCGGCAGGCTATAATGAATGCATCGAGGTTGCCAAAACGGAAAAAGAAACAAATGCCAGACCGGAGCTTTCTACTAAAGTAGAAAATATGAACAGTTACGATGTCGTTTTTGTAGGGTATCCGATCTGGTGGTATACGGCGCCAATGCCGATTTATACGTTCTTAGGATCCTATGATCTTTCCGGCAAAACGGTAATTCCATTCTGTACAAGCGGCGGCAGCAAAATCACAGAAAGCATGGGCGCCATTAAGAATCTCTGTCCCAACTCCAACATCCTGGAAGGACTTACAGCTAATGATGCCAATAAGATCGAGCCATGGCTGACCAGGATCGGTATGCGTTGA
- a CDS encoding iron-containing alcohol dehydrogenase, whose translation MSFTMYIPTKILFGAGMLNELHKQELPGKKAMIVISSGKSTRDNGYLARTEEQLRMAGVEAVVFDKVQPNPVKDNVMEGAAFARENGCDLIVALGGGSSIDSAKAIAIMAVNDGDLWDYVASGTGRKKPIGNEPLPIVAISTTAGTGSEADAGCVITNPATNEKVAIKTPALFPKLCIEDIDLMKSVPPLFTAYQGFDALSHSLEGYVSKFANLMSDMYAITAIENVGRYLARAVKDGSDMEAREHVAFGNILSGTVMCVGTTTSQHSLEHALSAYHENLPHGAGLIMLSRAYFTNIIEHHVCDDRFIRMAKAMGMEDANDPMDFITILEKLLQDCGVADLKMSGYGITPDEFPKMSDNAMGPMGVLFACDRIKLTKEDCIAIYEKSYK comes from the coding sequence ATGAGTTTCACTATGTATATACCGACAAAAATTTTATTTGGCGCAGGAATGCTGAATGAACTTCACAAACAGGAATTGCCGGGTAAAAAGGCTATGATCGTGATCTCGAGCGGCAAGTCAACCAGAGACAACGGCTATTTGGCGCGTACGGAAGAACAGCTTCGCATGGCCGGTGTGGAAGCTGTTGTGTTCGATAAAGTACAGCCGAATCCGGTGAAGGATAACGTGATGGAAGGCGCCGCTTTTGCCAGAGAAAATGGCTGCGATCTCATAGTGGCTCTTGGCGGCGGCAGCTCCATCGACTCGGCCAAAGCAATTGCCATTATGGCGGTAAACGACGGTGATTTATGGGATTATGTCGCCAGCGGCACCGGCAGGAAAAAACCGATCGGCAATGAGCCATTGCCGATCGTCGCCATCAGCACGACGGCGGGAACTGGCTCCGAGGCGGATGCAGGCTGTGTAATTACCAATCCGGCAACAAACGAGAAGGTCGCCATCAAGACGCCTGCGCTTTTCCCGAAACTCTGCATCGAAGACATAGATCTGATGAAGAGCGTGCCGCCGCTGTTTACCGCCTATCAGGGCTTTGATGCGCTGAGCCATAGCCTGGAGGGCTATGTGTCCAAATTTGCCAATCTCATGAGCGATATGTATGCCATAACCGCGATCGAAAATGTCGGACGCTATCTGGCCCGCGCAGTCAAGGACGGCAGCGATATGGAAGCCAGAGAACATGTGGCTTTCGGGAATATCCTGTCCGGTACGGTCATGTGCGTCGGCACGACTACCAGCCAGCATTCCCTGGAACACGCTTTATCGGCTTATCATGAAAATCTGCCGCATGGCGCAGGCCTCATCATGCTCAGCCGTGCCTATTTTACAAACATCATCGAACACCATGTATGCGATGACCGCTTCATTCGCATGGCTAAAGCCATGGGCATGGAGGATGCCAATGATCCGATGGATTTCATCACGATACTCGAAAAGCTCTTGCAGGACTGCGGTGTGGCAGATCTGAAGATGAGCGGCTACGGCATCACGCCTGATGAATTTCCGAAGATGTCCGATAATGCTATGGGGCCGATGGGAGTGCTTTTCGCCTGCGACCGTATAAAGTTGACCAAAGAAGACTGCATCGCGATCTATGAGAAATCTTATAAATAA
- a CDS encoding glutamine--tRNA ligase/YqeY domain fusion protein, with the protein MNTAGESKNLNFLEDIIKKDLESGEVKSVRTRFPPEPNGYLHIGHAKSICINFGLSEQFGGDCNLRFDDTNPTKEETEYVESIQEDVRWLGFKWAKLCYASDYFDQLHRWAIELIKAGKAYVDDQTAEEIRINRGTLTKPGVDSPYRGRSVEENLDLFDRMTKGEFEEGSHVLRAKIDMSSSNLNMRDPVIYRILKRSHHRTGDKWCVYPMYDFAHGYEDAIEGVTHSICTLEFQDHRPLYDWFIANVSTPHVPHQYEFARLNLTYTLMSKRKLLELVNLGIVSGWDDPRMPTICGFRRRGYTPESIRRFCREIGVSKADSLVEVELLQHFLREELNKTAPRAMAVLHPLKVVIENWAEDFVDELNAENNPEDPSAGSRMVRIGREIFIEREDFMEDPVKGFFRLSPGSEVRLKYAYIIKCVNVVKNKDGEVTELRCIADMDSRGGDAPDGRKIKGTLHWVWAGDAVTARVNLYSNLFTLRNMSEMEAGKDYKDYLNPDSLVVIDNALVEPIVAQAKPLEKFQFLRHGYFCADHESRPESPVFNLAVSLKDSWGKEQKKQQSM; encoded by the coding sequence ATGAATACAGCAGGAGAGTCAAAAAACCTTAATTTCCTTGAAGATATTATAAAAAAAGATCTCGAGAGCGGCGAGGTAAAATCTGTCAGGACGCGTTTCCCTCCCGAGCCTAACGGATATCTGCACATAGGCCATGCAAAGTCGATCTGTATCAACTTCGGACTTTCCGAACAGTTTGGGGGGGATTGCAATCTGAGATTTGACGACACTAACCCGACAAAGGAAGAGACGGAGTATGTCGAGTCGATTCAGGAAGATGTCAGATGGCTGGGTTTTAAATGGGCTAAGCTCTGCTATGCCTCGGATTACTTTGATCAGCTCCACCGGTGGGCAATCGAACTTATAAAGGCTGGCAAGGCCTACGTAGATGACCAGACTGCCGAAGAAATAAGGATCAACCGCGGGACTCTGACGAAGCCGGGCGTAGATTCACCGTATCGCGGCCGCAGTGTGGAGGAGAACCTGGACCTGTTTGACAGGATGACTAAAGGTGAGTTCGAAGAGGGTTCGCATGTCCTGCGTGCTAAGATAGACATGTCCAGCAGCAACCTAAATATGAGGGACCCTGTGATCTACCGTATCCTGAAGCGCAGCCATCACAGGACAGGCGACAAGTGGTGCGTCTATCCGATGTATGACTTTGCACACGGCTATGAAGATGCGATAGAGGGCGTGACCCATTCTATCTGCACCCTTGAGTTTCAGGACCACAGGCCTCTTTACGATTGGTTCATCGCAAACGTCAGTACCCCGCATGTGCCTCATCAGTATGAGTTTGCCAGGCTTAACCTGACATATACCCTCATGAGCAAGAGGAAGCTGCTTGAACTCGTTAACCTCGGGATCGTGTCCGGCTGGGACGACCCGCGTATGCCTACAATATGCGGATTCAGACGCAGGGGATATACCCCGGAGTCGATCCGCCGCTTCTGCAGGGAGATAGGAGTCTCAAAGGCAGACAGCCTTGTCGAGGTTGAACTTCTACAGCACTTTCTGAGGGAGGAGCTTAACAAGACGGCACCGCGCGCAATGGCGGTACTGCACCCGTTGAAGGTCGTGATCGAAAACTGGGCTGAGGATTTCGTAGACGAACTTAATGCTGAAAATAATCCGGAAGACCCGTCGGCAGGCAGCCGCATGGTGAGGATAGGCAGGGAAATATTTATAGAGCGCGAAGATTTTATGGAGGATCCTGTAAAGGGTTTCTTCCGGCTTTCACCGGGAAGTGAAGTCCGTCTGAAATATGCATATATAATAAAATGTGTCAATGTCGTAAAAAATAAGGACGGCGAAGTCACAGAGCTGCGCTGCATCGCTGACATGGATAGCCGCGGCGGAGACGCTCCTGACGGAAGAAAGATAAAGGGCACCCTGCACTGGGTATGGGCTGGGGATGCGGTTACTGCCAGAGTCAACCTCTACAGTAATCTTTTCACGCTCCGTAATATGAGCGAGATGGAAGCAGGAAAGGATTATAAGGACTATCTGAATCCGGATTCTCTCGTTGTCATTGATAACGCTCTTGTTGAGCCGATTGTTGCACAAGCGAAGCCTCTGGAGAAATTTCAGTTTCTGCGCCATGGATATTTCTGTGCGGATCATGAAAGCCGGCCGGAATCACCTGTCTTTAACCTGGCCGTCTCTTTGAAGGATTCATGGGGCAAGGAGCAGAAGAAACAGCAGTCTATGTAA
- a CDS encoding dicarboxylate/amino acid:cation symporter, protein MQAKKEMPLIWKIAIGFVIGIALGFIIGPMVSTSPFIADFLMPLLNLIGNIFLALLKMLIVPLVFSSIITGAASIGDPKVLGRIGVKTVALYLCTTVVAVAIGLILGNLIQPGVGLNITAGVTAEAKAGASMTEVLMNIFPSNPMQALVNGIMLQVIVFALFLGVSAALIGEKGRKFLEFNASLAETMYKMTGIVMKFAPVGIFALIAVTAAKYGLSVLAPFAKVILAVYLGCFLQAAIVYSGLIAGITKKSPLWFFGGVKEAMLAAFVTRSSSGVLPISMRNVQENLGVSEKVSSFVLPLGATINMDGTALYQGVCALFVAQAFGIDLSMGAQIGILITATLASIGTAGVPGAGLIMLSMVLTSAGLPIEGMGLVAGIDAILDMARTSINVTGDMCVSAVVARTEGEKF, encoded by the coding sequence GTGCAGGCAAAGAAAGAAATGCCGCTTATCTGGAAGATCGCGATAGGTTTCGTGATCGGTATTGCGCTCGGATTTATTATTGGTCCTATGGTCAGCACCAGCCCGTTCATAGCAGATTTTCTTATGCCACTTCTTAATCTCATAGGCAATATATTCCTGGCCCTGCTGAAGATGCTCATCGTCCCTCTTGTATTTTCCAGCATAATTACAGGAGCTGCTTCTATCGGGGACCCGAAAGTACTTGGACGCATCGGGGTCAAGACCGTAGCTCTCTATCTATGTACGACGGTAGTGGCAGTTGCAATCGGACTTATCCTCGGCAATCTTATCCAGCCTGGCGTGGGGCTCAACATTACAGCCGGCGTAACTGCCGAAGCGAAGGCTGGGGCGTCGATGACTGAAGTCCTCATGAACATCTTTCCTTCCAATCCGATGCAGGCTCTTGTCAACGGCATCATGCTCCAGGTAATAGTATTCGCGCTCTTCCTCGGGGTATCTGCCGCACTGATCGGTGAAAAGGGCCGCAAATTCCTTGAATTTAACGCGTCCCTTGCCGAGACGATGTACAAAATGACCGGCATAGTCATGAAATTTGCGCCTGTCGGCATCTTCGCGCTGATCGCGGTTACAGCCGCAAAGTATGGCCTGTCGGTCCTCGCACCGTTTGCGAAGGTCATTCTGGCCGTCTACCTAGGCTGCTTCCTTCAGGCGGCGATCGTTTACTCCGGACTTATTGCCGGCATTACGAAAAAATCGCCGCTTTGGTTCTTCGGCGGCGTCAAAGAGGCAATGCTTGCCGCTTTTGTCACGCGTTCAAGCTCCGGGGTGCTCCCCATCTCCATGAGAAACGTGCAGGAGAACCTCGGCGTATCTGAGAAGGTTTCCTCCTTTGTCCTGCCTCTGGGAGCTACGATCAACATGGACGGCACAGCCCTCTATCAGGGTGTATGCGCCCTGTTTGTGGCACAGGCATTCGGAATCGACCTGTCGATGGGAGCCCAGATAGGAATACTCATCACAGCAACGCTTGCCTCTATCGGTACGGCAGGTGTGCCGGGAGCCGGGCTTATCATGCTGTCCATGGTCCTCACATCCGCCGGGCTCCCTATCGAGGGTATGGGATTGGTCGCTGGCATAGATGCCATCCTTGACATGGCACGCACATCCATCAACGTCACGGGTGACATGTGTGTGTCAGCCGTAGTTGCAAGAACAGAAGGAGAAAAGTTCTGA
- a CDS encoding glutamate--tRNA ligase, whose translation MTDKVRVRFAPSPTGSLHIGGAHTALFNWLWARHTGGTFVLRIEDTDAERSTAEYERSILDGMRWMGFDWDEGPDKGGDFGPYRQSERMESYRDYANRLVDTGQAYVRDGAIFYKVPSGKLIAFDDAVYGHIEVMSENASVNQDGSIKDIVIIKRDGMPTYNYAVVIDDFTMKINTVIRGEDHIINTPKQLLLYDALGFEPPKFAHLPMILGKDKKKLSKRQGATSVFEYSDMGYLSDGVFNFLALLGWSPRNGQEIFTREDAVKLFDITAVTKKPAVLDMDKLNHINQEQMKIMDPMKLLGIIRPIWLKMGLDLSPFTDEYLAAALRTMGGRGQTTLQLADYSDYFISFDAVKRRYDASEISAEHRDILKKFCGELLSKMEEWKPDELEAFTKAWTATNGSSMKEVAMPLRWALTGRKVSPGVFEVAAQLGKEECRRRLKYYDFVD comes from the coding sequence ATGACAGATAAAGTCCGCGTAAGATTTGCACCCAGCCCTACAGGATCGCTGCACATAGGGGGAGCGCACACGGCCCTCTTTAACTGGCTATGGGCCCGCCACACAGGCGGGACATTCGTCCTCCGCATAGAGGACACGGATGCGGAGCGCTCGACGGCCGAATATGAAAGGAGCATCCTCGACGGGATGCGGTGGATGGGCTTCGACTGGGACGAGGGGCCGGACAAAGGCGGGGATTTCGGACCATACAGGCAGTCCGAGCGTATGGAGTCATACCGCGATTATGCGAACCGGCTGGTCGACACCGGACAGGCATATGTCCGGGACGGCGCAATATTTTATAAGGTCCCCTCCGGCAAGCTTATTGCATTTGACGATGCGGTCTACGGACACATAGAGGTTATGAGCGAAAATGCGTCGGTCAATCAAGACGGCTCAATAAAGGACATCGTCATAATCAAGAGGGACGGAATGCCCACATACAACTACGCGGTGGTCATAGACGACTTTACAATGAAGATCAACACTGTAATAAGAGGCGAAGACCACATCATAAATACACCTAAACAGCTGCTCCTCTACGATGCCCTCGGGTTTGAGCCGCCAAAGTTCGCGCACCTTCCGATGATCCTCGGAAAGGACAAGAAGAAGCTCTCAAAGAGGCAGGGCGCAACGAGCGTCTTTGAATACAGCGACATGGGCTATCTTTCCGACGGGGTCTTCAACTTTCTAGCTCTGCTTGGCTGGTCGCCGAGAAACGGGCAGGAGATATTTACGCGCGAGGATGCAGTGAAACTCTTCGATATTACAGCCGTAACAAAAAAGCCGGCGGTTCTCGATATGGACAAACTGAACCATATCAACCAGGAGCAGATGAAGATCATGGATCCGATGAAGCTTCTGGGGATCATCCGCCCGATCTGGCTAAAGATGGGCCTTGACCTCAGTCCGTTCACTGACGAGTACCTTGCGGCAGCCCTCCGCACCATGGGCGGCAGAGGACAGACCACCCTGCAGCTCGCGGATTACAGCGACTACTTTATCTCTTTTGATGCGGTAAAGAGGCGCTACGATGCCTCGGAGATCAGCGCCGAACATAGGGATATCCTCAAAAAATTCTGCGGAGAGCTCCTCAGTAAGATGGAAGAATGGAAGCCCGATGAGCTTGAGGCCTTTACTAAAGCATGGACAGCGACAAACGGCAGCAGCATGAAAGAAGTGGCAATGCCGTTACGCTGGGCGTTGACCGGACGCAAGGTCAGCCCGGGCGTCTTCGAAGTCGCGGCGCAGCTTGGCAAAGAAGAGTGCCGCAGACGGCTTAAATATTACGATTTCGTGGATTGA
- a CDS encoding SurA N-terminal domain-containing protein: MLRQMRSHIKLIMAIVIFLFVISCFGGYGLYIRSGKGGGGGNRDYPVAEVGGRNVMRSELENGVGRIAEQYSQSKEITSGDLPQLRKAVIDGIAVQAEIEKEIKSRNIDVTDDEINEEYKKIMDSYPTREEFMANMQRSGTTEKAVKDDLRKQISQQKLMDLIQTDVKVSDAEARGFYNTAKGFLYKQPAGTMVNLALFKNSAAAKLAQKALEGGANWDKVMEEHKAKADIKTFTPYNKPVLMTDKIMSGPMAKLKDYPMDKVSPVISVTSEDNYIAIKRAKSPERILSFNEVSADVIALLKNQKIKEKQDEFYKTLLDRAEIKILDPKIFPSAPQTGVKSEDKQ; this comes from the coding sequence TTGTTAAGACAAATGAGAAGCCATATTAAGCTGATAATGGCAATAGTTATATTTCTGTTCGTAATTTCCTGCTTTGGAGGATATGGCCTCTATATCCGCTCAGGCAAAGGCGGAGGCGGCGGCAACAGGGACTATCCGGTCGCAGAAGTCGGCGGCAGAAATGTTATGCGCTCCGAACTCGAGAACGGAGTCGGCCGCATAGCAGAACAGTACTCGCAGAGCAAAGAGATAACCTCCGGGGACCTTCCGCAGCTCAGAAAAGCCGTTATTGACGGCATAGCCGTTCAGGCAGAGATAGAAAAAGAAATCAAATCCAGAAATATAGATGTAACAGATGATGAAATCAACGAAGAGTACAAGAAGATCATGGACAGCTATCCCACGAGGGAGGAGTTCATGGCAAACATGCAGCGCAGCGGGACAACTGAAAAAGCGGTAAAGGACGACCTGCGCAAGCAGATATCGCAGCAGAAGCTCATGGATTTGATCCAGACCGATGTCAAGGTCAGCGACGCCGAAGCACGCGGTTTCTATAACACCGCGAAGGGTTTCCTCTACAAGCAGCCCGCCGGGACCATGGTCAACCTCGCGCTGTTTAAAAACAGCGCCGCTGCGAAACTTGCCCAGAAGGCGCTGGAGGGCGGGGCCAACTGGGATAAGGTAATGGAGGAGCACAAAGCGAAAGCGGATATCAAGACTTTTACGCCCTATAACAAGCCTGTCCTCATGACGGATAAGATCATGTCCGGTCCCATGGCGAAACTTAAGGACTACCCGATGGACAAAGTATCACCGGTGATCAGCGTTACGAGCGAAGACAACTACATAGCGATCAAGCGCGCCAAATCACCGGAAAGGATATTGAGCTTCAATGAAGTAAGCGCGGATGTCATTGCCCTGCTGAAGAACCAGAAAATCAAGGAGAAACAGGACGAGTTTTATAAGACGCTCCTCGACAGGGCGGAAATAAAGATACTCGATCCTAAGATATTCCCGTCGGCGCCGCAGACAGGGGTAAAATCAGAGGATAAGCAGTAA
- a CDS encoding endonuclease III domain-containing protein — translation MGDKLLYIYETLLAYYGELHWWPARTPYEIMVGAVLTQNTAWGNVEKAIANFGGDLSPESISEMPTEELAKVIRPAGSFNQKAGYLKAVTSWYADYGYDVSAVQKQPFDKLRSELLSIKGVGQETADSILLYAFSCPTFVVDAYTNRLCSRYPIEAGKSYAAMKASFEDALPKSAEVYNNFHALIVINAKEHCRKKPTCGGCPLGSGCRRHYEV, via the coding sequence ATGGGCGATAAGCTATTATACATATACGAAACGCTCCTCGCCTATTACGGCGAGTTACACTGGTGGCCTGCGAGGACGCCTTACGAGATAATGGTCGGCGCGGTGCTGACCCAGAACACAGCGTGGGGCAACGTTGAGAAGGCTATCGCCAACTTTGGCGGTGACCTTTCACCCGAAAGCATATCCGAGATGCCGACAGAGGAACTGGCCAAGGTTATACGTCCAGCCGGATCCTTCAATCAAAAGGCGGGATACCTCAAAGCGGTCACGTCGTGGTATGCAGACTATGGCTACGATGTTTCGGCCGTCCAGAAGCAGCCGTTTGACAAACTCCGCTCCGAACTGCTCTCCATAAAGGGCGTTGGTCAGGAAACAGCCGATTCGATACTGCTCTACGCTTTCAGCTGCCCGACCTTCGTAGTGGATGCCTACACCAACCGGCTCTGCAGCCGCTACCCGATCGAAGCGGGCAAAAGTTACGCGGCTATGAAGGCATCTTTCGAGGACGCATTGCCAAAAAGCGCGGAAGTTTACAATAACTTCCATGCCCTCATCGTGATAAACGCGAAGGAGCATTGCAGGAAGAAGCCGACCTGCGGGGGCTGTCCGCTCGGAAGCGGATGCAGGAGGCACTATGAAGTCTGA